The proteins below are encoded in one region of Aphanothece sacrum FPU1:
- the lhgO gene encoding L-2-hydroxyglutarate oxidase → MYDFVIIGGGIVGLSTGMALGKQYPQASVVILEKETGVAYHQTGHNSGVIHSGIYYKPGSFKAKFTRAGSQSMVEFCQKYDIPHDVCGKVIVATQEKELPLLDNLYQRGLENGLKVQKITPEQVKEKEPYVSCLGGIYVPTSGITDYKKVCQKYAELIELQGGEIRFNTKVTQIIDTPQGKVLETTQGTINTNFVINCAGLYSDRVAKMGGVDPQAKIVPFRGEYYQLKPEKRYFVKTLIYPVPNPEFPFLGVHFTRMIDGSIHAGPNAVLSLKREGYKKTDFDLKEFVEVMTYPGFWKLAVKHADEGIKEIIRSFSKAAFVNSLQQLIPDVTADDIIPCEAGVRAQALKADGKLVDDFLIIQDKHAMHVCNAPSPAATASLEIGKSIVSQIPQLV, encoded by the coding sequence ATGTACGATTTTGTCATTATTGGTGGAGGAATTGTTGGCCTGTCTACTGGGATGGCTTTAGGGAAACAATATCCTCAAGCTTCTGTTGTCATTCTGGAAAAAGAAACGGGTGTCGCTTATCATCAAACAGGACACAATAGCGGGGTTATTCATTCGGGTATTTATTATAAACCAGGTAGTTTTAAAGCAAAATTTACCCGTGCTGGTAGTCAGTCTATGGTAGAATTTTGCCAAAAATATGATATTCCTCATGATGTTTGTGGTAAGGTCATTGTTGCCACTCAAGAAAAAGAATTACCCTTATTAGATAATCTCTATCAACGAGGTCTAGAAAATGGCTTAAAAGTTCAGAAAATTACACCTGAACAAGTCAAAGAAAAAGAACCTTATGTTAGTTGTTTAGGAGGAATTTATGTCCCCACATCTGGTATTACCGATTATAAAAAAGTCTGTCAAAAATATGCTGAACTAATTGAATTACAAGGGGGAGAAATTCGTTTTAATACGAAAGTAACACAAATTATTGATACTCCACAAGGTAAAGTATTAGAAACAACTCAAGGAACTATTAATACTAATTTTGTCATTAATTGTGCCGGATTATATAGCGATCGCGTGGCTAAAATGGGAGGGGTTGACCCCCAAGCTAAAATCGTTCCCTTTCGCGGTGAATACTATCAATTAAAGCCAGAAAAACGATATTTTGTTAAAACACTCATTTATCCCGTTCCTAATCCCGAATTTCCCTTCTTAGGTGTACATTTTACTCGTATGATTGATGGTAGTATTCATGCGGGGCCAAATGCGGTTTTAAGTTTGAAAAGAGAAGGCTATAAAAAGACAGATTTTGATTTAAAAGAGTTCGTAGAAGTGATGACTTATCCTGGGTTTTGGAAGTTAGCCGTTAAACACGCTGATGAGGGCATTAAAGAGATAATTAGATCTTTTAGTAAAGCCGCATTTGTTAACAGTTTACAGCAATTAATTCCTGATGTTACAGCAGATGATATTATACCTTGTGAAGCTGGAGTAAGAGCGCAAGCTTTAAAGGCAGATGGTAAGTTAGTTGATGATTTTTTAATTATACAAGATAAACATGCCATGCACGTTTGTAATGCGCCTTCTCCTGCTGCTACTGCTTCCTTAGAAATTGGTAAATCTATTGTGTCACAAATTCCTCAATTAGTTTAG
- a CDS encoding esterase-like activity of phytase family protein, with translation MLKFSFCLKYSLTATSLILGSIFTSSNALATQLVGRAVLSANTFAPGPTSGQFITPSNGFIPPFVNQEPVQGFSSILPGLKPNTYRVLEDNGFGSKANSADSVLRFYGVELDFNTGQVFAANWQTGDRLASFTNESFLQLNDRDNKAGFLIVADLVNYPNSAIPVDANIKNNRWLTGADFDIESFRQASDGTFWVGDELGPFLLHFGSEGQLLKAPISVPNVLGFDANPFVQSPDNPNLTTANLGRSRGFEGLAINPSGTKLYPLLEGPLTSDSQRDRLLIYEFDLTTEQFTGKSFNYRLEDTSHAIGELTAISDNEFIVIERDGRQGDPNNPAFTNPAQFKRLYKIDINQVDGNGFVKKDLLVDLLNIDDPNNLGGNGTTNGIFTFPFVTIESVLPINKNTLLLVNDNNFPFSVGRTPGQADNNEFILVSVSVPESSSLVGLLLLGGLGLFLMIKHQRKSE, from the coding sequence ATGTTAAAATTTTCGTTTTGTTTAAAATATAGTCTAACTGCGACTTCATTGATTTTAGGCTCAATTTTTACCTCATCTAATGCTTTAGCAACTCAATTAGTTGGTAGGGCAGTTTTATCTGCTAATACTTTCGCACCTGGACCAACATCAGGACAATTTATTACTCCTAGTAATGGGTTTATTCCTCCTTTTGTTAACCAAGAACCCGTACAAGGATTTTCTTCTATTTTACCTGGACTTAAACCAAATACTTATCGCGTACTCGAAGATAATGGATTTGGAAGTAAAGCAAATTCTGCTGATTCTGTGCTGCGTTTTTATGGGGTTGAACTAGATTTTAATACGGGTCAAGTATTTGCCGCAAATTGGCAAACTGGAGACAGATTAGCTAGTTTTACTAATGAGAGTTTCTTACAATTAAATGATCGGGATAATAAAGCGGGATTTCTTATTGTTGCTGATTTAGTTAATTATCCTAATTCAGCGATTCCTGTTGATGCTAATATCAAAAATAATCGTTGGTTAACAGGGGCAGATTTTGATATTGAATCTTTCCGTCAAGCGTCTGATGGTACATTTTGGGTAGGAGATGAATTGGGGCCATTCTTATTACATTTTGGCAGCGAAGGACAACTTTTAAAAGCTCCTATATCCGTTCCTAATGTGTTAGGATTCGATGCAAATCCTTTTGTACAATCCCCTGATAATCCTAATCTAACAACGGCTAATTTAGGTCGTTCTAGAGGGTTTGAAGGACTGGCAATTAATCCTAGTGGTACTAAATTATATCCTCTTTTAGAAGGGCCATTAACCTCTGATTCTCAACGCGATCGCCTGTTAATTTATGAGTTTGATTTGACTACGGAACAATTTACCGGAAAGTCCTTTAATTATCGTTTGGAAGATACTTCACACGCTATTGGTGAATTAACTGCTATTAGTGACAATGAATTTATTGTCATTGAACGAGATGGAAGACAGGGCGATCCTAATAATCCTGCTTTTACTAATCCTGCACAGTTTAAACGTCTCTACAAAATTGATATTAATCAAGTAGATGGTAATGGATTTGTCAAGAAAGATTTATTAGTTGATCTGTTAAATATTGATGATCCTAATAATCTGGGAGGTAACGGAACCACGAACGGAATTTTTACCTTTCCTTTTGTAACTATTGAGTCAGTTTTACCCATTAATAAAAATACCTTGTTACTCGTTAATGATAATAATTTTCCTTTTAGTGTTGGTCGTACACCAGGACAAGCAGACAATAATGAATTTATTTTAGTTTCTGTCTCTGTTCCTGAATCAAGTTCATTGGTGGGATTATTATTATTAGGAGGTTTAGGATTATTTTTGATGATTAAACATCAAAGAAAGTCAGAATAA
- a CDS encoding S-layer homology domain-containing protein — translation MKNLMSWGFLWSLVALLSSCSGTKELEGRLAPNPELSPNSETNNPSASLLPNNFPTTIPIYPKATSQENPEGLTPEKGLTRWSSSDSIKAIADFYQQQFQSTPWKIVEPFSSNPQDKPLIVQGNGLEIKISFLNSADSNTEFTLEYQAVKNSTPSTVKSSPNLSPSTLEVVNFSDLDTVPEPLRSSVQNLASLGILTPDKTGDNVFNPNGPISRRTYAKWLLNAHNKFYENAPEKQIRLGLKTAQPAFGDVLAKDSDFEVIQGLAEAGLIPSSLTGDTSTTVFRPDAPLTREDLMTWKVPLDTGKALPKASIDGVKETWGFQDTAKINSKALQALYADFQNGEKANVRRVFGYTTLFQPKKTVTRAEAAATLSYFGYQGDGVSVEDILQK, via the coding sequence ATGAAAAATTTAATGAGTTGGGGTTTTTTATGGTCTTTAGTGGCTTTATTAAGTTCTTGTAGTGGCACTAAAGAATTAGAGGGTCGTTTGGCCCCTAATCCTGAATTATCCCCTAATTCGGAAACAAATAACCCTTCTGCATCCCTACTGCCTAATAATTTTCCCACTACTATTCCTATCTATCCTAAAGCCACTTCGCAAGAAAATCCCGAAGGTCTTACACCTGAAAAAGGTCTGACTCGTTGGTCATCTTCTGATTCTATCAAAGCGATCGCTGATTTTTATCAACAACAATTCCAGTCAACCCCCTGGAAAATTGTAGAACCTTTTTCATCTAACCCACAAGATAAACCTTTAATTGTTCAGGGAAATGGACTAGAAATTAAAATTTCTTTTTTGAATTCTGCCGACTCAAATACAGAATTTACTCTCGAATATCAAGCTGTTAAAAACTCAACCCCATCAACAGTTAAATCTTCTCCTAATCTTTCCCCTTCTACTCTGGAAGTGGTTAATTTTTCTGATCTCGATACTGTTCCTGAACCTTTACGTTCTTCGGTACAAAATTTAGCCAGTTTAGGCATTTTAACCCCTGATAAAACTGGCGATAATGTTTTTAATCCTAATGGACCTATTAGCCGTCGAACTTATGCTAAATGGTTGCTAAATGCTCATAATAAATTTTATGAAAATGCCCCAGAAAAACAAATTCGTTTAGGCTTAAAAACTGCTCAACCTGCTTTTGGAGATGTTCTTGCCAAAGACTCAGATTTTGAGGTAATTCAAGGCCTAGCTGAAGCGGGCTTAATTCCTTCTAGTTTAACAGGAGATACTAGCACTACTGTTTTTCGTCCTGATGCCCCATTAACGCGGGAAGATTTAATGACCTGGAAAGTTCCTTTAGACACAGGTAAAGCATTGCCCAAAGCGTCTATTGATGGGGTTAAAGAAACGTGGGGATTTCAAGATACCGCTAAAATTAATTCTAAAGCATTACAAGCCTTATACGCCGATTTTCAGAATGGAGAAAAAGCTAATGTTCGCCGAGTATTTGGTTATACAACCCTTTTTCAACCGAAAAAAACTGTCACTCGTGCTGAAGCTGCCGCTACTTTATCTTACTTTGGTTATCAAGGAGATGGTGTCTCAGTAGAAGATATTTTACAAAAATAA
- a CDS encoding HD family phosphohydrolase — protein MKTLEFLTQHLEKWRRNYQNRHQFPLKTVNPSAKKPSIRVNHSPNMLEKLHGCVPIRKIHPPLMWGLTVVSLTSVIGYRFYNQPQLSVGTVSPITIIAPQDGTFQDPKTTEEKRKEVRTGVIPVLQRDVELTNQLTLNLSNAIDQIDLLRVQTAPFPFFNVGVLSLSIQQYLRSCPEQDWQMIVKAITTNQGADLLSKNSSDLQPTIKNALRQLNNYRKTTSDDNFNILLTKINQSRNNYASAILKSSTFKTSGLTPKLTLDFLNLDDSTWKKSKPILRQTLQRILTQGIPAGMPDYIHRDILNIQLQGILSSPAKETATELLMAILQNQHNLTVDKEETKRRAEQAALAIEPVIVEIKAGDVIVEARKTITQEEFVLLDSFGLSRRGTNWLGLGVSAILVAGSITIFCVVTRRIHRPMRRRDHLLICLLSLSTPLLAIFNLGYTNLPAVGLLTSSFYGPTLAITQVLLLSGLSTFAASTINWSYIIAGTAGGLLAALIAGKLRSRDELAGLGGGVGLIQGTLYFFSYLIVAPVAATIWSAVLPGAMVYGLSGFLWSVMALGISPYLERIFDLVTPIRLVELANPNCPLLQRLATETPGTFQHTLFVACLAEAAARELHCNVELVRAGTLYHDIGKMHDPLGFIENQMGAPNKHDEINDPFQSVEIIKKHVSKGLEMANKYGLPRVIRDFIPEHQGTLLISYFYYQAKQEAERKGSNPIPEEEFRYYGPVPQSRETGIVMLADGCEAALRSLKEATPEMALGMIQKIFKARWRDEQLCDCGIKYEELPIIAEVFVKVWQQFHHQRLVYPKGALEHQRTAKAN, from the coding sequence ATGAAGACACTTGAATTTTTAACGCAACATCTGGAGAAATGGCGACGAAATTACCAAAATCGTCATCAATTTCCCTTGAAAACGGTTAATCCTTCAGCGAAAAAACCTAGTATTAGAGTGAATCATTCCCCTAATATGCTCGAAAAATTACATGGTTGTGTCCCCATCCGCAAAATTCATCCCCCTTTAATGTGGGGGTTAACGGTGGTGTCTCTTACGAGTGTTATTGGTTATCGCTTCTACAACCAACCCCAACTATCAGTAGGAACGGTTTCTCCCATCACTATCATAGCTCCCCAAGACGGAACCTTTCAAGACCCCAAAACCACCGAAGAAAAACGTAAAGAAGTCCGTACAGGTGTTATCCCAGTATTACAACGAGATGTGGAATTAACGAACCAACTGACTTTAAACTTAAGTAATGCGATCGATCAAATAGACTTATTACGAGTTCAAACAGCCCCTTTTCCTTTCTTTAATGTTGGGGTTCTTTCCTTATCCATTCAACAATATTTACGCAGTTGTCCTGAACAAGATTGGCAAATGATTGTTAAAGCAATAACTACCAATCAAGGGGCTGATCTCTTATCTAAGAATAGCTCAGATTTACAACCAACCATAAAAAATGCCCTCAGACAACTCAATAATTATCGTAAAACAACATCAGATGACAACTTTAACATCCTATTAACAAAAATTAACCAGTCCCGTAATAACTATGCTAGTGCCATTCTCAAAAGTTCTACCTTTAAAACCTCTGGTCTGACCCCAAAATTAACCCTAGATTTCCTCAATTTAGATGATTCTACCTGGAAAAAAAGCAAACCTATTCTCAGACAAACCTTACAAAGAATTTTGACCCAAGGAATTCCGGCTGGAATGCCTGACTATATTCACAGAGATATTCTTAACATTCAACTACAAGGAATTTTATCCTCTCCGGCAAAAGAAACAGCCACAGAATTATTGATGGCTATCTTGCAAAATCAACATAATTTAACCGTCGATAAAGAAGAAACCAAACGACGGGCCGAACAAGCCGCTCTTGCCATAGAACCTGTTATTGTAGAAATTAAAGCAGGAGATGTCATTGTCGAAGCCAGAAAAACCATTACCCAAGAAGAATTTGTCCTCCTCGATAGTTTTGGGTTAAGTCGTCGGGGAACCAATTGGTTAGGGTTAGGAGTTTCTGCTATTCTAGTGGCTGGCTCAATCACCATCTTCTGTGTGGTAACAAGGCGCATTCATCGTCCCATGCGTCGTCGAGATCATTTACTCATATGTCTATTGAGTTTAAGTACCCCTCTGTTAGCGATTTTTAATCTTGGCTATACTAATTTACCGGCGGTGGGTCTACTTACGAGTAGTTTTTATGGACCAACTTTAGCTATTACCCAAGTGCTTCTCTTAAGTGGATTGTCTACCTTTGCGGCTAGTACAATTAATTGGAGTTATATTATAGCGGGAACTGCCGGAGGTTTATTAGCCGCTTTAATCGCGGGGAAATTGCGCTCACGGGATGAATTAGCTGGCCTTGGGGGAGGAGTAGGCCTAATTCAAGGAACCCTCTACTTTTTTAGTTATTTAATTGTTGCACCTGTGGCCGCCACCATTTGGTCGGCTGTCTTACCGGGGGCCATGGTTTATGGGTTATCAGGATTTTTATGGAGTGTAATGGCCCTGGGTATCTCTCCTTATTTAGAACGTATTTTTGACTTAGTTACCCCTATTCGTCTGGTAGAATTAGCTAACCCTAATTGTCCTCTATTACAACGATTGGCGACAGAAACCCCTGGAACCTTTCAACATACTTTATTTGTAGCTTGTTTGGCTGAAGCGGCGGCCCGAGAATTGCACTGTAATGTAGAATTAGTTAGAGCCGGAACTCTTTATCATGATATTGGCAAAATGCACGACCCTTTGGGCTTTATTGAGAATCAGATGGGGGCCCCCAATAAACATGATGAAATTAATGATCCTTTCCAAAGTGTAGAGATTATTAAAAAGCACGTAAGTAAAGGTTTAGAAATGGCTAATAAATATGGTTTACCACGAGTCATCCGCGATTTTATTCCTGAACATCAAGGGACTTTACTGATTTCTTATTTTTATTATCAGGCTAAACAAGAAGCTGAGCGTAAAGGAAGTAATCCCATTCCTGAAGAAGAATTTCGTTATTATGGACCTGTCCCTCAGTCACGAGAAACAGGTATTGTCATGTTAGCTGATGGTTGTGAGGCTGCTTTACGTTCCTTAAAAGAAGCCACTCCAGAAATGGCTTTAGGCATGATTCAGAAAATTTTTAAGGCCCGTTGGCGTGATGAGCAATTGTGTGATTGTGGCATTAAATATGAGGAATTACCCATTATTGCTGAAGTTTTTGTTAAAGTTTGGCAGCAATTTCATCATCAACGTCTTGTTTATCCCAAAGGTGCTTTAGAACATCAACGAACGGCAAAGGCTAATTAA
- a CDS encoding D-alanine--D-alanine ligase family protein, whose translation MSKLRVGLLFGGRSGEHEVSINSARAIATALQTGDNQSKYEVLPVYIPKNGVWQASEVGQQVLETGTPLVCDDSNPQQLWDFPPEVKTVDVWFPILHGPNGEDGTIQGLLTLMRVPFVGSGVLGSSVGMDKIAMKTAFAQVGLPQVNYKFIERSQVWSNACVFPKLCDDIEQSLGYPCFVKPANLGSSVGIAKVRSRSELESALDSAASYDRRIVIETGVTAREVECAVLGNDNPKASVIGEITYDSDFYDYETKYTDGRAQLHIPAQLPDNIITQIQEMAIEGFKAIDASGLARVDFFYVEATQEIFINEINTLPGFTAFSMYPQLWEASGIKFPELVDQLIQLAVEKA comes from the coding sequence ATGAGTAAGTTACGGGTTGGGTTATTGTTTGGGGGACGTTCAGGAGAACATGAAGTTTCCATTAATTCTGCAAGGGCGATCGCTACAGCTTTACAAACAGGGGATAATCAGAGCAAATATGAGGTATTACCCGTTTATATCCCCAAAAACGGGGTTTGGCAAGCCTCAGAAGTAGGACAACAGGTTTTAGAGACGGGAACTCCTTTAGTCTGTGATGATAGTAACCCTCAACAATTATGGGATTTTCCCCCAGAAGTTAAGACGGTTGATGTCTGGTTTCCCATTCTTCATGGCCCTAATGGAGAAGATGGCACAATACAAGGGTTATTAACCTTAATGCGGGTTCCTTTTGTCGGTAGTGGGGTCTTAGGGTCATCTGTGGGGATGGATAAAATTGCCATGAAAACGGCCTTTGCACAAGTTGGATTACCTCAAGTTAATTATAAGTTTATTGAGCGATCGCAGGTCTGGTCAAATGCTTGTGTTTTCCCGAAACTTTGTGATGATATTGAACAATCTCTGGGTTATCCTTGTTTTGTTAAACCTGCTAATTTAGGGTCATCGGTGGGTATTGCTAAAGTGCGATCGCGTTCAGAATTAGAAAGTGCTTTAGATAGTGCGGCCAGTTATGATAGACGCATTGTTATTGAAACGGGAGTGACTGCTAGAGAGGTAGAATGTGCGGTTTTAGGTAATGATAACCCGAAAGCGTCGGTTATTGGCGAAATTACTTATGATAGTGATTTTTATGACTACGAAACTAAATATACGGATGGACGGGCCCAGTTACATATTCCGGCCCAACTTCCTGATAATATTATCACTCAAATTCAAGAAATGGCTATTGAAGGATTTAAAGCAATTGACGCTTCAGGATTAGCTAGGGTAGACTTTTTTTATGTAGAAGCAACTCAAGAAATATTTATCAACGAAATTAATACTTTACCAGGGTTTACTGCTTTTAGTATGTATCCTCAACTTTGGGAAGCAAGCGGAATTAAATTTCCTGAATTAGTTGATCAATTAATTCAACTAGCAGTAGAAAAAGCGTAA